The proteins below come from a single Iocasia fonsfrigidae genomic window:
- a CDS encoding ABC transporter permease, translating into MKLDLDRNFSKLKQKYGILLVLILLITVASFINGNFLTIRNITNISRQISITTILAFGETILIISGMLDLSSGSVLALSGLLSVSVFKMTGSLLIAFIIAIAVAVFCNILSGIMVTKFKTPPFIATLAMLAMARGAALLYTNGQNIYQIGEYTVFGQGSIGVIPTPIIFLVLIGLLTWYILKHTRLGRSLYSIGGNEEASIASGIDVNKNKMIAFIINGVFVGIAGVIFMSRVNAGLPNGAQGFEFEALTSSIIGGTSFSGGIGTAGGTVIGAFIVGTLNNIMNLSGVNSYLQQIIRGAIIALAVIYDTYSKNVKIKSKLAKVKEE; encoded by the coding sequence GTGAAATTAGATTTAGATAGGAATTTTTCTAAATTAAAACAAAAATATGGAATACTTTTAGTCTTGATATTACTTATTACAGTTGCTTCATTTATAAATGGTAATTTCTTAACTATAAGAAATATAACTAATATATCAAGACAAATTTCCATAACAACTATTTTAGCTTTTGGAGAAACAATATTAATTATTTCTGGAATGTTAGATCTTTCTTCGGGTTCGGTGCTTGCTTTATCAGGTTTATTATCTGTTTCTGTATTTAAAATGACAGGCTCATTATTAATAGCGTTTATTATAGCAATTGCTGTAGCTGTTTTTTGTAATATTTTGAGTGGCATTATGGTTACTAAATTTAAAACCCCTCCATTTATAGCTACACTTGCTATGCTGGCTATGGCACGTGGTGCAGCTTTATTATATACAAATGGACAGAATATTTATCAGATAGGAGAGTATACAGTATTTGGACAAGGATCAATCGGAGTTATTCCTACTCCAATTATATTTTTAGTATTAATTGGTCTACTTACTTGGTATATTCTTAAACATACAAGACTTGGAAGGTCTCTTTATTCAATTGGGGGAAATGAGGAAGCTTCTATTGCCTCTGGAATTGATGTAAATAAAAATAAAATGATAGCGTTTATTATTAATGGTGTTTTTGTTGGTATAGCAGGTGTAATTTTTATGTCTCGTGTTAATGCTGGTCTTCCAAATGGAGCTCAGGGATTTGAGTTCGAAGCCTTGACCTCATCTATCATTGGTGGAACAAGTTTTTCTGGTGGTATTGGTACAGCTGGGGGGACTGTTATAGGGGCTTTTATAGTAGGAACTTTAAATAATATAATGAATCTCTCAGGGGTTAATTCATACTTACAACAAATTATTCGCGGTGCAATTATAGCTCTGGCAGTAATATATGATACTTATTCTAAGAATGTAAAGATCAAAAGTAAATTAGCTAAGGTAAAAGAGGAGTAA
- a CDS encoding sugar ABC transporter substrate-binding protein, translating to MILVFSVLAVGGISVMAQENYKIAYIARAQGDSFAAWLANSVEKEAEKYKNIEVKVFDGQASDAKQNSLIENSITNQFDLVIIQPNNGEAQRPYAEKVVEAGIELITTNARIEGIEGASSVDANPYAQAAVNARKAVEQIPQNANVVVLNGPPGNFHASERRKAWEQEFFKKRPDVEIVGEQIANWNKGEAMRYMEDWVMSNDKIDAIISMNDNMAAGALEVVKNDSQFEDILAYGVDGTAEACLLIKEGKMTSTTMQSAYALAEKLLWASNLLLTNEVIEIHTDISNPLVTQENVDEYLEMHKEAGNL from the coding sequence ATGATTTTAGTTTTTAGTGTATTGGCAGTTGGTGGTATAAGTGTTATGGCACAGGAAAATTATAAAATAGCTTATATAGCTAGAGCCCAGGGGGATTCTTTTGCAGCCTGGTTAGCTAACTCAGTGGAAAAAGAAGCTGAAAAATATAAGAATATTGAGGTTAAAGTATTTGATGGCCAGGCTTCTGATGCCAAACAGAATTCTTTAATTGAAAATTCAATTACTAATCAGTTTGATTTAGTAATTATTCAGCCTAATAATGGAGAAGCTCAGAGACCATATGCTGAAAAAGTAGTTGAAGCAGGAATAGAATTGATAACAACTAACGCCCGCATTGAAGGTATTGAAGGTGCTTCTTCTGTTGATGCTAATCCATATGCTCAAGCAGCAGTTAATGCCCGTAAAGCAGTTGAGCAAATACCTCAAAATGCCAATGTAGTTGTATTAAACGGACCTCCAGGAAACTTCCACGCTTCTGAAAGACGCAAAGCCTGGGAACAAGAATTTTTTAAAAAACGTCCTGATGTAGAAATTGTTGGTGAACAAATTGCTAACTGGAATAAAGGTGAAGCTATGAGATATATGGAAGACTGGGTTATGTCTAATGATAAAATTGATGCTATAATCTCAATGAATGATAATATGGCAGCTGGGGCTTTAGAAGTTGTTAAAAATGATTCACAGTTCGAAGATATTCTGGCATATGGTGTAGATGGTACTGCTGAGGCTTGTTTATTAATTAAGGAAGGAAAAATGACTTCTACTACTATGCAGAGTGCCTACGCTTTGGCTGAAAAACTATTGTGGGCTTCTAATCTTCTTTTAACTAATGAAGTAATTGAGATTCATACAGATATTAGTAATCCATTAGTTACACAGGAAAATGTAGATGAATATCTTGAAATGCACAAAGAGGCAGGTAATCTATAA
- a CDS encoding NAD(P)-dependent alcohol dehydrogenase: MMDKMKVALMPEPGKMEIIERDIPEIKDNEVLVKIEHVGLCGSDLHYYEHGRIGDFIVKDPIVLGHESAGRVVKAGKNTEKLEVGDYITLEPGIPCGICEFCKTGRYNLCPDVEFLATPPYDGAFAEYLAYPENMCFKLPEGMDTVEGALIEPLSVGFHAANQADAKIGDTAVVLGAGCIGLATLMALMARGIKEVYMADLIDLRLNKAREIGATEVFNAKKVNAVEEVMKMTDGQGVDLVIDTAGSKITAQQTVELVKRGGKIVLVGMAADPVFKFDFGKLQAKEVLINTVFRYRNIYPSAIKAVGSDLIDIKQIVTDTFGFLEIKEAFDYNIENKDKTVKIVIDMNE, translated from the coding sequence ATAATGGATAAAATGAAAGTAGCTTTAATGCCCGAACCGGGTAAAATGGAAATTATAGAAAGAGATATACCTGAGATAAAAGATAATGAAGTTCTTGTAAAAATAGAACATGTTGGATTATGTGGTTCAGATCTGCATTATTATGAACATGGTAGAATCGGTGATTTTATTGTTAAAGACCCGATAGTACTTGGTCATGAATCTGCAGGTAGAGTTGTTAAGGCAGGAAAAAATACTGAAAAACTGGAAGTAGGAGATTATATTACTTTAGAGCCAGGTATTCCCTGCGGTATATGTGAATTCTGTAAAACAGGAAGATATAATCTTTGTCCAGATGTAGAATTTTTAGCAACTCCACCGTATGATGGAGCCTTTGCAGAATATTTAGCTTATCCAGAAAATATGTGTTTTAAACTTCCTGAAGGAATGGATACTGTTGAAGGTGCTCTTATTGAGCCTTTATCAGTTGGTTTTCATGCTGCCAATCAAGCTGATGCTAAAATTGGAGATACAGCAGTGGTATTAGGGGCAGGGTGTATAGGATTAGCTACATTAATGGCTCTTATGGCGAGAGGTATCAAAGAAGTTTATATGGCTGATTTGATAGATTTAAGATTAAATAAAGCTAGAGAAATTGGTGCTACTGAAGTATTTAATGCAAAGAAAGTTAATGCTGTAGAAGAGGTCATGAAGATGACAGATGGACAGGGTGTTGATCTAGTTATAGATACTGCAGGAAGTAAAATCACAGCACAGCAGACTGTTGAACTCGTTAAACGCGGTGGTAAAATTGTGCTTGTAGGAATGGCCGCAGACCCAGTATTCAAATTTGATTTTGGAAAATTACAGGCTAAAGAAGTACTTATCAATACTGTGTTTAGATATAGAAATATTTATCCTTCTGCTATTAAAGCTGTTGGGAGTGATTTAATAGATATAAAACAGATAGTTACTGACACTTTTGGATTCTTAGAAATTAAGGAAGCTTTTGATTATAATATAGAAAACAAAGATAAGACTGTTAAAATTGTTATTGATATGAATGAATAA
- the serS gene encoding serine--tRNA ligase yields the protein MLDLRFVRENTEVVAEALKKRGKDISLDEFIKLDEERREILYEAEQLKHKRNTVSAQIGELKRAGEEASEIISEMKEVSNKIKDYDERLNEIEDSLSSILLGIPNIPHESVPFGKDEDDNVEVRKWGEPRDFDFEYKAHWDLGEELDILDFERGSKVTGTRFTFLKGAGARLERSLINFMLDFHVKEHGYTEVFPPFIANADSATGTGQLPKFAEDMFKLEELDYYLIPTAEVPVTNMYRQEILSADELPINHVAYSACFRAEAGAHGRDTRGIIRQHQFNKVEMVKFVEPVESYNELEKITQNAEEILQELGLPYRVVILCTGDLTFSSAKTYDIEVWMPAYNTYREISSCSNFEDFQARRASIKYRPAPKAKAEFVHTLNGSGLAVGRTVAAILENYQNEDGTVTVPEVLRPYMGIDIIK from the coding sequence ATGTTAGATTTAAGGTTTGTTCGTGAGAATACAGAGGTAGTGGCAGAAGCACTGAAAAAGAGGGGAAAGGATATTTCCTTAGATGAATTTATTAAACTGGATGAGGAGAGGAGGGAGATTCTTTATGAGGCAGAACAGTTAAAACATAAGCGGAATACTGTTTCTGCTCAGATAGGGGAGTTAAAGAGGGCAGGGGAAGAGGCCAGTGAGATAATCTCTGAAATGAAGGAAGTTTCTAATAAGATAAAAGACTATGATGAGAGATTAAATGAGATAGAAGATAGTTTATCCAGTATACTCCTTGGGATACCAAATATACCTCATGAAAGTGTACCTTTTGGAAAGGATGAGGATGATAATGTAGAGGTAAGGAAATGGGGGGAACCAAGGGACTTTGATTTTGAATATAAAGCCCACTGGGACCTGGGAGAGGAACTGGATATTCTTGATTTTGAACGGGGGTCAAAGGTAACAGGAACGCGGTTTACTTTCCTTAAAGGGGCAGGTGCCAGGCTGGAGAGGAGCCTGATTAATTTCATGCTGGATTTTCATGTTAAGGAACACGGCTATACAGAGGTATTTCCTCCCTTTATTGCCAATGCTGATAGTGCTACAGGTACCGGCCAACTCCCCAAGTTCGCCGAAGATATGTTTAAACTTGAGGAGCTGGATTATTACCTGATTCCTACTGCTGAAGTGCCTGTTACCAATATGTATCGTCAAGAAATTCTTAGTGCTGATGAATTACCCATAAATCATGTGGCCTATAGTGCCTGTTTCCGGGCAGAGGCCGGAGCACACGGCAGGGATACCAGGGGGATCATCAGACAGCATCAATTTAATAAGGTAGAGATGGTAAAGTTTGTAGAGCCTGTGGAATCATATAATGAACTGGAGAAAATAACACAAAATGCGGAAGAGATACTCCAGGAACTGGGGCTGCCTTACCGGGTAGTAATCCTTTGTACTGGTGACCTTACTTTTTCTTCAGCCAAGACCTATGATATAGAGGTCTGGATGCCAGCTTATAATACCTATCGAGAGATATCTTCCTGCAGTAATTTTGAGGATTTTCAGGCCAGACGGGCAAGTATAAAGTATAGGCCTGCACCAAAGGCTAAGGCTGAGTTTGTTCATACGCTTAACGGTTCTGGTCTGGCAGTCGGTAGAACAGTAGCAGCCATTCTGGAGAATTATCAAAATGAAGATGGGACTGTTACTGTTCCAGAGGTATTAAGACCATACATGGGTATTGACATTATTAAATAG
- a CDS encoding IS91 family transposase, whose amino-acid sequence MDNLIELISIMKRKEIQKQHTIKKIFTHNNNWKIFKDNRLSEVVPADMIDDVIEQVERALGCGNPENGYTLYKCLECGHEHIIGFSCKSRFCVRCGKKYIDNWVEKQVENILDTSHRHLVFTLPEQLRGYVYWHRDLLKDMCDAVNELIQDYYDKQSKEKEYQVGVITVVHTFGRDVGFNPHIHALLTEGALDKYKQWKHIGYISYPYLRKSWQKVLLNIFRKYFKEDLKVQNLVRELYQKYPNGFYVNAESRLINARGATRYIGRYLARPAMAEYRILEYDGKKVRFWYEDHNTKKRKELLLDVLDFIGRLIMHVPKKYFKMVRRYGLYSRGFNKKVKKIVSLWKYMKKRQLKLIVVEKKKRVMRWRENIIKSFDRDPLICRKCGSEMVLYEIWSPKHDFIYHFEHTDENGRHIKRYPWEEDPRIERRKRARQLGTTIPFPGPPRRMVCL is encoded by the coding sequence GTGGATAACTTAATAGAATTAATAAGTATTATGAAAAGAAAAGAGATACAAAAACAACATACGATTAAAAAAATATTTACTCATAATAATAACTGGAAAATCTTTAAAGATAACAGATTATCAGAAGTGGTTCCAGCTGATATGATAGATGATGTAATTGAACAGGTTGAAAGGGCATTGGGTTGTGGAAATCCTGAAAATGGATATACTTTATATAAATGTCTTGAATGTGGTCATGAGCATATAATTGGATTTAGCTGTAAAAGTCGTTTTTGTGTACGATGTGGCAAGAAATATATAGATAATTGGGTTGAGAAACAAGTAGAGAATATACTTGATACAAGTCATAGACATTTAGTATTTACATTACCAGAACAATTAAGAGGGTATGTATATTGGCATAGAGATTTATTGAAAGATATGTGCGATGCAGTAAATGAATTAATTCAAGATTACTATGATAAACAATCAAAGGAAAAAGAATATCAAGTTGGAGTAATAACAGTAGTTCATACTTTTGGGAGGGATGTAGGGTTTAATCCTCATATCCATGCTCTATTAACAGAAGGAGCATTAGATAAATATAAGCAGTGGAAGCATATTGGATATATTTCATATCCATATTTAAGAAAGTCATGGCAGAAAGTATTACTTAATATATTTCGAAAGTATTTCAAAGAGGACTTAAAGGTTCAGAATTTAGTAAGAGAACTGTATCAAAAATATCCTAATGGATTTTATGTAAATGCTGAATCTAGACTAATTAATGCTAGAGGTGCAACTAGATATATTGGTAGATATCTAGCACGTCCAGCTATGGCTGAATATAGAATACTAGAGTATGATGGTAAGAAGGTAAGGTTTTGGTATGAAGACCATAATACGAAAAAAAGAAAAGAATTACTGCTTGATGTATTAGACTTTATAGGTAGATTGATAATGCATGTACCTAAAAAGTATTTTAAGATGGTAAGAAGATATGGGTTATATAGTAGAGGTTTTAATAAAAAAGTAAAAAAGATAGTATCACTATGGAAATACATGAAGAAAAGACAGTTAAAACTAATAGTGGTAGAAAAGAAAAAAAGAGTAATGAGATGGCGAGAAAATATTATAAAAAGTTTTGATAGAGACCCATTAATATGTAGGAAATGTGGTTCGGAGATGGTATTATATGAGATATGGAGTCCTAAACATGATTTTATTTATCATTTTGAACATACAGATGAAAATGGACGACATATAAAAAGATATCCATGGGAGGAGGATCCTAGAATTGAAAGACGAAAAAGAGCGAGACAACTGGGAACTACCATTCCATTCCCCGGACCACCAAGAAGAATGGTATGTTTATAG
- a CDS encoding glycerophosphodiester phosphodiesterase, with protein MEKTKVIAHRGAAAYAPENTLPSFEKAVDMGVDGLELDVHLSKDREVVVIHDERIDQTSNGTGFVKDLTLAELKNFDFGSWFNMNFCQTKIPTLEEVIELLDRKKWTGLLNIEIKSGIVIYPGIEEKLIDIVRENNLGDRVIFSSFNHQCLKVIKEIEEKAEIGLLYVSNIIDPWLYAEYLGAAALHPEFHIVYNNPHLVEKCREKSIAINTYTVDKEKHLTGLFKYKIDGIITNKPDLALKVRRKYQ; from the coding sequence ATGGAGAAAACAAAGGTAATTGCCCATCGTGGTGCAGCTGCTTATGCACCTGAAAATACACTTCCTTCTTTTGAAAAAGCGGTGGATATGGGTGTTGATGGTCTGGAGCTGGATGTTCATCTCAGTAAGGATAGGGAAGTTGTTGTTATTCATGATGAAAGGATAGATCAGACCAGTAATGGTACAGGCTTTGTTAAAGATTTAACTCTGGCAGAACTAAAGAATTTCGATTTTGGCAGCTGGTTTAACATGAATTTTTGTCAAACTAAAATACCTACTTTAGAGGAGGTTATTGAACTCCTGGATAGAAAAAAGTGGACAGGTTTATTAAATATCGAAATAAAAAGTGGTATTGTTATTTACCCTGGTATTGAAGAGAAACTCATTGATATAGTAAGAGAAAATAACCTAGGGGATAGGGTAATATTTTCTTCTTTTAATCATCAGTGTTTAAAGGTAATAAAAGAAATTGAAGAAAAAGCAGAGATTGGTTTACTTTATGTTTCTAATATTATTGATCCCTGGTTATATGCTGAATATCTGGGGGCTGCTGCTTTACATCCTGAATTTCATATTGTTTATAATAACCCACATTTGGTAGAAAAATGTAGAGAGAAATCTATTGCTATAAATACCTACACAGTAGATAAGGAAAAACATTTGACGGGGCTATTTAAATATAAAATTGATGGTATTATTACTAATAAACCGGATTTAGCCTTGAAAGTTCGTAGGAAATATCAATAA
- a CDS encoding GntR family transcriptional regulator — MKISINKNSHIPIYFQIQKQIRKAIEKVKIKPGEQLPTERELSSNLGVSRVTIRKAMRGLIMEGLCEKKSGKGIFVADKKLIMNIQNLEGTTQFIKRFGFDIKTSVIDKKIIKSEENLSSKLELVEGSDVLFLKRVRYVKGEPVMLEETYLPLYLFENIEIEDLNRSLYNVLNHKYNIKPARSKGVYNIRISGEKESEILNLKLNTPLLVKKATSYTSEEIPFEYNIAKYRTDKFEFIIDLKSN, encoded by the coding sequence ATGAAAATTAGTATAAATAAAAATAGTCATATTCCTATATATTTTCAAATACAAAAGCAGATTAGAAAAGCAATTGAAAAAGTTAAGATAAAGCCTGGAGAGCAGTTGCCAACAGAAAGAGAATTAAGTTCAAATCTAGGAGTTAGCAGGGTTACTATTAGAAAAGCAATGAGAGGTTTAATAATGGAAGGCCTCTGTGAAAAAAAATCTGGTAAGGGGATTTTCGTTGCTGATAAAAAGCTGATCATGAATATTCAAAATCTTGAAGGTACTACACAATTTATCAAGCGGTTTGGCTTTGATATTAAAACATCAGTTATTGACAAGAAAATCATTAAGTCTGAAGAAAATCTATCAAGTAAATTAGAGTTAGTTGAAGGTAGTGATGTTTTATTTTTAAAAAGAGTTAGGTATGTTAAAGGGGAACCTGTGATGTTGGAAGAAACTTATCTTCCTTTATATTTATTTGAAAATATAGAGATTGAGGATTTAAATAGATCTCTTTATAATGTTTTAAATCATAAGTATAATATAAAACCTGCTCGTTCAAAGGGTGTGTATAACATACGTATTTCAGGTGAAAAAGAATCGGAAATATTAAATTTGAAATTAAATACCCCTCTTCTTGTCAAAAAAGCAACTTCTTATACAAGTGAAGAAATTCCTTTTGAATATAATATTGCTAAGTATCGCACAGATAAATTTGAATTTATAATTGATTTGAAATCAAATTAA
- a CDS encoding PfkB family carbohydrate kinase, whose translation MKVIGLGDSVVDKYLDLNEMFPGGNALNFSVYAKKLGFDSAYMGILGDDEPGAHIIKTLKKYKIDISHCRVYKGETGYAEVNLDDGERVFVGGNKGGVLYENSFKIFQKDLEYLGDFDLIHTSCFSNIEESLEKLKKLNVPISFDFSSNISEHYLKEICPKIDFGIISCSNISVNETKNKLKTVVELGCDFALATRGEQGAYLYYQNEYFYQSAHKVVPLDTLGAGDSFLTSFLMDYMSKSNFSVEVIKKSLARAAKFAAETCLVNGAFGEGKKIN comes from the coding sequence ATGAAAGTCATAGGACTTGGTGATAGTGTAGTAGATAAGTATTTAGATTTAAACGAGATGTTCCCTGGTGGAAATGCTTTAAATTTTAGTGTATATGCTAAAAAGCTGGGTTTTGATTCAGCATACATGGGTATATTAGGTGATGATGAGCCTGGTGCACATATTATAAAGACTTTAAAAAAATATAAGATTGATATTTCCCATTGTCGGGTATATAAAGGAGAAACTGGTTATGCAGAAGTTAATTTAGATGATGGAGAGAGGGTCTTTGTTGGTGGTAATAAGGGTGGAGTATTATATGAGAATAGTTTTAAAATATTTCAAAAAGATTTGGAATATTTAGGTGATTTTGATTTAATTCATACAAGCTGTTTCAGCAATATTGAAGAGAGCTTAGAGAAATTAAAAAAATTAAATGTGCCTATTTCTTTTGATTTTTCAAGCAACATAAGTGAGCATTATTTAAAAGAAATATGTCCTAAAATTGATTTTGGAATAATATCTTGCAGTAATATATCTGTAAATGAGACTAAAAATAAACTGAAAACTGTAGTTGAATTGGGGTGTGATTTTGCCCTGGCAACAAGGGGAGAACAAGGTGCATATCTGTATTACCAAAATGAGTATTTTTACCAAAGTGCTCACAAAGTTGTTCCTTTAGATACACTTGGTGCAGGGGATTCTTTTCTTACATCTTTTCTGATGGATTATATGTCGAAATCTAATTTTTCAGTGGAGGTGATAAAAAAATCGCTTGCTAGGGCAGCTAAATTTGCTGCAGAGACTTGTTTGGTAAATGGGGCTTTTGGTGAAGGCAAAAAAATTAACTAG